Part of the Cuniculiplasma divulgatum genome, CAGCAAGTTTTATTCCCTCTGAAAATGAAGGGAATATATGGCTCGTTGCAATTATATCATCGATGGTATAACCGTTCCTGACAGCGTAAGCACCCTCGGTTATGATATCTGTTGCGTTTGGGGCCATTATGTGCATACCTACAATTCTGTTGTCATTTGGATCCACTGTAATCTTTATGACACCTTCAGTTTCGCCCATTATGCTTGCCTTCGTCAGGTTTTCAAGTGAAAATACCCTGCATGAACATGATCCGTTCTTCTTTGAGAACTCGTTTTCTGTCATTCCAACCCCTGCAATCTGCGGGCTTGTAAATACTGCCCATGTGGAGGAGTCATAATCAATCGTAAGATCTTCACCAAACATGTTGTTCACTGCTATAACGCCCTCCCTTGCTGCCAGAGTTTCAAGAAACATCTTTTTGGAAACGCAGTCCCCTGCCGCATATATACCAGGCGTGGATGTCTTCATTTTTTCAGAAGTCACTATTTGCCCCCTTGAATCGACCTCAACGCCCGCGGACTTGAGATTCAGATATTGTGTGTTTGCATGCCTTCCAGTTGCAACTATGATCTCCTGGACTTCTATTTTTTCCTTTCCATTATGCGTTATAATATCAATTGATTTTCCATTCCCGGATCTGTTCACTGAACCGATTCTTGCCCCCAGGTGGAACTTCATTCCTTCCTTTTCCAGGAACCTCTTCATTGCCGAACTTATCTCTGGTTCTGTTTGTGGTAGAAGTGAATCCATTGCCTCAATCACTGTTATCTTTGAGCCGAAATGCATGAGAGCCTGACCTATTTCCAGTCCTATGGCTCCTCCGCCTATGATGGCAACTGACTCAGGCATTTCATTGAGTTCCCATATGGTGTCGCTGGTTAAGAATCCTGTTTCCTTCAATCCTTCAATATTCGGTACACTAGGGGATGAACCTGTTGCAATGAGAATGTTAGATCCTGTGACCATAGAAATTTCATTCCCGTCAGAATCCGATACCAAGATGGTCTTCCTGTCGACGAATCTCCCAAGACCGTTGAAAAGTTTTACATTGCTGTAGTTTTCAATCACCTGAGCATATTTTGTGTCTCTTGCATGTGTAACGTATGATCTCAGGCCTTCCATCACCTCTGAGAAGTTATGTTTCACCTGAGTGGGGTATATGCCGGACATTCTGGGATGATTAGGTCTGAAAACTGAATGGGATGCCTCAAGCAGATATTTTGATGGGACACATCCCACGTTGACGCATGTACCTCCCAATGATCCCGTGCCTATCATGGCAATTGTCATCTCGCCATTGCTAAGTTCCGAGGCTTTGATTGCAGCTGAAAAAGAAGCTGCACCCCTTCCAAGTATTACAAGATCAAATTTCTGTATCTCGCTCTTCAAGTTCATTCGCCTTTTACTGTTCCATGAGCGTTGCCTTGTAGTGTGATGGCTTTTCGAATACCTTGTTTTTAAGAAGTCCTTCTGGGCTTACCTTTGTGGGATCGAACTCAACCTCTCCAATGCCATCTTTCAGGGATACCTTCACATCTCTGACGCCTTCCTGATTCTTTAGGCCACGGCTAACTGTTCTTACGCAGTCATCACAGGTCATTCCATATATCCTCAGTTTTACTTTTCTTTCTTCCATAATTATACATAACATTCGTGTATTAAAGTTGGAAAGTAAATTATTGTTTACCTATCGAAATGAAGATGACTCACTATGCGAAATAATTTTTATACTGAATATGATTCTTCTCCATAATATTGAAATATTTCAATCCTTGTTGATTCTACAAGAATTGAAAGCCATAATTCCTTATTTTTCATACATATTAACATGTAAATTTCAGAAGCATTTATGATCAGTTATGTGAAAAAATGCAATTATAATGCAATTTTGATGCAAATAAAATGAAACATTAATGCAATGGTAAAAAAAGAAATGCAACATTGATGCAATTAAAATGCAGACAATTATAACGTAATATTACCAAAGTTAAAGTGTAAAATGCTCAAGATTGAATAAGCATCCATGATTTGCTTGTGACATTATTTGGTTATTAGATTCATTTTTGATAATCTGCTCCACCAGAATTTGGAACACTTTTCATCAATTCTCATCTAGTGTCACCTCAACTTCTTTCTTTTCGAATCTGTTCCTGAATGAAGGATCATTCAGGAACTTCCTCCTGAACTCCCTTGGGGGAAGATAATCGATGGATGAATGCAGGCCGCATTCATTGTAATCTGTGAATGCCTTTTCTATCTTTATGGAAGCTTTATGAAAGTCTCTCAATTCATTAGGCCAGATATAGTCAGTCTTGATTGAGTTATGGAATGATTCAATATCTCCATTATCTTCCGGAGTGTGTTTCTGTATATACTCAAGATTGATCCCAAGTAGTTTCATGGCACTCCTGAACTCCCTGGATATATACTGGGGGCCATTGTCTGTTCTCAGTACCAGGCCTTCTGATACTGATCCATTGAATGCCAGTAGAACAGCATTCTCCACAGAACGTATGGCATCCCTTGCCATACATGACCTGGAATAATGATATCCCTGCCATTCCTTGGTGAAAGTGTCCTTGATGCACATCAGATAGGTCATTCCCGATTCGGTGGGAATGTAAGTGATGTCAGTTTCCCAGAGCTGATCCGGACCATGGGGATGGAAGAGATTCCTTTTCTTCGTTTTCACTCTGTGTTTCGATGCAGGAAGGTTCA contains:
- a CDS encoding IS3 family transposase codes for the protein MMVVEDLKQEMSLRNISRTSGISLSGYYYKSTERNIQRLDPSIKERIKDIASERTTYGYRRVWAVLRNSGTEVNQKTVRKILKDNNLNLPASKHRVKTKKRNLFHPHGPDQLWETDITYIPTESGMTYLMCIKDTFTKEWQGYHYSRSCMARDAIRSVENAVLLAFNGSVSEGLVLRTDNGPQYISREFRSAMKLLGINLEYIQKHTPEDNGDIESFHNSIKTDYIWPNELRDFHKASIKIEKAFTDYNECGLHSSIDYLPPREFRRKFLNDPSFRNRFEKKEVEVTLDEN
- the merA gene encoding mercury(II) reductase; translation: MKSEIQKFDLVILGRGAASFSAAIKASELSNGEMTIAMIGTGSLGGTCVNVGCVPSKYLLEASHSVFRPNHPRMSGIYPTQVKHNFSEVMEGLRSYVTHARDTKYAQVIENYSNVKLFNGLGRFVDRKTILVSDSDGNEISMVTGSNILIATGSSPSVPNIEGLKETGFLTSDTIWELNEMPESVAIIGGGAIGLEIGQALMHFGSKITVIEAMDSLLPQTEPEISSAMKRFLEKEGMKFHLGARIGSVNRSGNGKSIDIITHNGKEKIEVQEIIVATGRHANTQYLNLKSAGVEVDSRGQIVTSEKMKTSTPGIYAAGDCVSKKMFLETLAAREGVIAVNNMFGEDLTIDYDSSTWAVFTSPQIAGVGMTENEFSKKNGSCSCRVFSLENLTKASIMGETEGVIKITVDPNDNRIVGMHIMAPNATDIITEGAYAVRNGYTIDDIIATSHIFPSFSEGIKLAAQSFIRDLSKMACCVE
- a CDS encoding heavy-metal-associated domain-containing protein, which translates into the protein MEERKVKLRIYGMTCDDCVRTVSRGLKNQEGVRDVKVSLKDGIGEVEFDPTKVSPEGLLKNKVFEKPSHYKATLMEQ